Proteins from one Mycobacterium adipatum genomic window:
- a CDS encoding glycerate kinase — protein MKVLIAPDSFKGTASATEVAETLGRGWSAVRAGDDVVALPQADGGEGTCAAVAASGEWRWHQTEVDGPDGRRVLARWLFDRDGQRAVIELAEPSGIALLDRLDPWRADTRGLGQVIGAALSAGARSLQIGLGGSASTDGGAGALMALGLRAFDASGRPVSPGAHGLRTVTEVDTGGLAPLPPGGVQLLVDTAAPLHGPQGAAAVFGPQKGATPADVEQLDDGLTRWARILNAAGLHADADAPGAGAAGGAGFGLMSWGATATSGAQRISELTGLDDHLRTADLVLTGEGRLDDTSWTGKLVGHVLDAAARHGLPALVVAGQVAGRCPVPALSLSDIAGSAAAATADPLRWLQAAGSAAAQRLTG, from the coding sequence GTGAAGGTGCTCATCGCGCCGGACTCGTTCAAGGGCACAGCCTCGGCCACCGAGGTCGCCGAGACGCTTGGCCGGGGGTGGTCGGCGGTGCGGGCGGGTGACGATGTCGTCGCGCTGCCGCAGGCCGACGGCGGCGAGGGCACCTGTGCGGCCGTTGCGGCGTCCGGGGAGTGGCGGTGGCACCAGACCGAGGTCGACGGGCCCGACGGTCGACGGGTGCTCGCCCGCTGGCTGTTCGACCGGGACGGACAACGCGCCGTCATCGAACTCGCCGAACCGTCGGGCATCGCGCTGCTGGACCGGTTGGACCCGTGGCGGGCCGATACCCGCGGCCTGGGTCAGGTGATCGGTGCGGCGCTGTCCGCCGGCGCCCGGTCGTTGCAGATCGGGCTCGGCGGTTCGGCGAGTACCGACGGCGGCGCCGGTGCCCTGATGGCGCTGGGGCTGCGAGCTTTCGATGCGTCCGGACGGCCGGTCTCGCCCGGTGCACACGGTCTGCGCACCGTGACCGAGGTGGACACCGGCGGCCTGGCCCCGCTGCCGCCCGGAGGTGTGCAGTTACTGGTCGACACCGCGGCCCCGCTGCACGGCCCGCAGGGCGCCGCGGCCGTGTTCGGACCCCAGAAGGGTGCGACTCCGGCCGACGTCGAGCAGCTCGATGACGGCCTGACCCGCTGGGCGCGAATCCTCAATGCGGCTGGTCTGCATGCCGATGCGGACGCTCCCGGCGCCGGCGCGGCCGGTGGCGCCGGCTTCGGCCTGATGTCCTGGGGTGCCACGGCGACGTCCGGTGCGCAGCGCATCTCGGAACTCACCGGACTCGATGATCACCTTCGTACGGCCGACCTGGTACTCACCGGCGAGGGCCGCCTCGATGACACCTCGTGGACCGGCAAGCTCGTCGGCCACGTGCTGGATGCCGCCGCACGCCACGGGTTGCCCGCCCTGGTGGTGGCCGGGCAGGTCGCGGGACGGTGCCCGGTACCGGCGCTATCCCTCAGCGATATCGCCGGATCGGCGGCCGCCGCGACGGCCGATCCGCTGCGCTGGCTGCAGGCCGCCGGATCCGCCGCAGCGCAACGGTTGACTGGCTAG
- the deoC gene encoding deoxyribose-phosphate aldolase, translated as MSTPTATVADVAAMIDHTLLKPEATAADVAALVAEAVELGTYAVCVSPSMLPISVPEGLKIAVVCGFPSGKHTSAVKAAEAAEAVRHGADEIDMVIDIGAAKAGGFDLVQADIAAVRAAAPAPVVLKVIIESAALTDDEIVGVCRAAVAAGADFVKTSTGFHPSGGATVHAVELMHRTVADAGLFVKASGGVRTLEQARAMIAAGATRLGVSGSRALLSSEADGSAAGY; from the coding sequence ATGAGCACCCCCACCGCCACCGTCGCCGATGTGGCCGCGATGATCGACCACACCCTGCTCAAGCCCGAGGCGACCGCCGCCGATGTGGCGGCACTGGTGGCCGAGGCCGTCGAACTGGGCACCTATGCGGTGTGCGTGTCGCCGTCCATGCTGCCGATCTCCGTGCCCGAGGGTCTGAAGATCGCTGTGGTGTGTGGCTTCCCGAGCGGGAAGCACACTTCGGCGGTCAAGGCCGCCGAAGCGGCCGAAGCGGTGCGCCACGGCGCCGACGAGATCGACATGGTCATCGATATCGGCGCCGCCAAGGCGGGTGGCTTCGACCTGGTGCAGGCCGATATCGCCGCGGTGCGCGCGGCCGCACCCGCCCCGGTGGTGCTCAAGGTGATCATCGAGTCGGCCGCCCTGACCGACGACGAGATCGTCGGCGTGTGCCGGGCCGCGGTGGCCGCCGGCGCCGACTTCGTCAAGACCTCGACCGGATTCCACCCATCCGGCGGCGCCACCGTGCACGCCGTGGAACTGATGCACCGCACGGTGGCCGATGCCGGACTGTTCGTGAAGGCCTCCGGCGGGGTGCGCACCCTCGAGCAGGCACGCGCGATGATCGCCGCCGGGGCCACCCGGCTGGGAGTGTCGGGGTCGCGGGCGCTGCTGTCCTCGGAGGCCGACGGGTCTGCTGCCGGCTACTAG
- a CDS encoding enoyl-CoA hydratase has translation MTESPVLLIDTTDRVRTLTLNRPQSRNALSLALRSQLFAALREAEADDTVDVVILTGADPVFCAGLDLKELGGSTELPDISPKWPAMRKPVIGAINGAAVTGGLEIALYCDVLIASEQARFADTHARVGLLPTWGLSVRLPQKVGVGMARRMSLTGDYLSAGDALRCGLVTEVVAHDELLPAARRIAASIVGNNQRAVGALLDSYHRIDAEQTQAGLWIEAESARAWMTVASGDDIAASRASVMERGRSQVQP, from the coding sequence ATGACTGAATCGCCTGTGCTGCTGATCGACACCACCGACCGGGTCCGCACTCTGACGCTGAACCGGCCGCAGTCGCGCAACGCGCTGTCGCTGGCGCTGCGCAGCCAGCTGTTCGCCGCACTGCGCGAAGCCGAAGCCGACGACACCGTGGACGTGGTGATCCTGACCGGCGCGGATCCGGTGTTCTGCGCGGGACTGGACCTCAAGGAGCTGGGCGGCAGCACCGAACTTCCCGACATCTCCCCCAAATGGCCGGCCATGCGCAAACCGGTGATCGGCGCGATCAACGGTGCCGCGGTCACCGGCGGGCTGGAGATCGCGCTGTACTGCGATGTGCTGATCGCCTCCGAGCAGGCCCGGTTCGCCGACACCCACGCCCGGGTGGGGTTGCTGCCCACGTGGGGGCTGTCGGTGCGGTTGCCGCAGAAGGTCGGGGTCGGGATGGCCCGCCGGATGAGTTTGACCGGTGACTACCTGTCCGCGGGCGACGCGCTGCGTTGCGGACTGGTCACCGAGGTGGTCGCACACGACGAGTTGCTGCCCGCCGCACGCCGGATCGCGGCGTCGATCGTGGGTAACAATCAGCGCGCGGTCGGGGCGCTGCTGGACTCCTACCACCGCATCGACGCCGAGCAGACGCAGGCCGGATTGTGGATCGAAGCCGAATCCGCGCGGGCCTGGATGACGGTTGCCAGCGGCGACGATATCGCCGCCAGCCGGGCCTCGGTGATGGAGCGCGGTAGGTCCCAGGTGCAGCCGTAG